One Paralysiella testudinis genomic window, TCCTTACCGACTACGGCTTTGTCGGCCACCCCTTCCGCAAAGATTTCCCCATTTCCGGCCATGTGGAAATGCGCTACGACGAGGCCGAAGGCCGCGTAATCTACCAGCCGGTGACGATTGAGCCGCGCGAAATCACCCCGCGCATCGTCAGAGAGGAGCAATACGGTGGCTAAATTACGCAATTACACCATCAACTTCGGCCCGCAACACCCGGCAGCACACGGCGTGCTGCGCATGATTTTGGAGCTGGAAGGCGAAACCATTGTCCGTGCCGACCCGCACATCGGCCTCTTGCACCGCGGCACCGAAAAACTGGCGGAAACCCGCACCTATCTGCAAGCACTGCCGTATATGGACAGGCTCGATTATGTGTCGATGATGTGCAACGAGCAGGCCTATTGCATTGCCGTTGAGCGTCTGCTCGGCATCGAAGTGCCGCTGCGCGGCCAATACATCCGCGTGATGTTTGCCGAAATCACCCGCATTCTGAATCACCTGATGGGCGTGGGCTCGCATGCGCTTGATATTGGCGCGATGACCGTATTCCTCTATGCCTTCCGCGAACGCGAAGAGCTAATGGATTTATACGAAGCCGTGTCTGGCGCCCGTTTGCACGCGGCTTATTTCCGCCCCGGCGGCGTTTACCGCGACCTGCCCGATTTTATGCCCAAATACGAGTCGAGCAAATACCGCAACGCCAAAGTATTGAAAGAGCTGAACGAAAGCCGCGAAGGCACCATGCTCGACTTTATCGAGGCCTTTACCCAGCGCTTCCCTGGCTGTGTCGACGAGTACGAAAGCTTGCTCACCGACAACCGTATCTGGAAACAGCGCACCGTGGGCGTGGGCGTGGTATCGCCTGAGCGCGCCTTGCAAAAAGGCTTTACCGGCGTGATGTTGCGCGGCTCCGGCATTGAGTGGGACGTGCGCAAAAAGCAACCCTACGATGCCTATGCGCAAGTGGATTTCGATATTCCCGTGGGCGTAAACGGCGACTGTTACGACCGCTACCTGTGCCGTATCCATGAAATGCGCCAATCCAACCGCATCATCCAGCAATGCGTGGCGTGGCTGAAAGCCAATCCGGGGCCGGTGATTGTGGAAAACCATAAAGTAGCACCACCCAAGCGCACCGACATGAAAATGGGTATGGAAGACCTGATTCACCATTTCAAGCTCTTTACCGAAGGCATGCACGTGCCCGAAGGCGAAGTGTATGCGGGCATTGAGCACCCGAAAGGCGAATTCGGCATTTACCTGATTTCCGATGGTGCCAACAAACCCTACCGCATGAAAATCCGCGCCCCCGGCTTTGCCCATTTGCAAGGCATGGACGAAATGGCACATGGCCATATGCTGGCCGATGTGGTGGCGATTATCGGTACTCAAGACATTGTATTCGGGGAGGTGGATCGATAATGTTGTCCGCTGAAAGTTTAAAACAAATCGACATCGAGTTGGCCAAATATCCGGCCGACCAACGCCGCAGCGCGGTAATGGCCGCCTTGCGTATTGCGCAAGTAGAGCAAGGCTACCTGAAACCAGAAGCCATTGAATTTGTGGCCGACTACATCGGCATGGCGCCGGTGGCGGCCTACGAAGTGGCCACTTTTTATAATATGTACGACCTGGCGCCGGTGGGCAAA contains:
- a CDS encoding NADH-quinone oxidoreductase subunit D, with translation MAKLRNYTINFGPQHPAAHGVLRMILELEGETIVRADPHIGLLHRGTEKLAETRTYLQALPYMDRLDYVSMMCNEQAYCIAVERLLGIEVPLRGQYIRVMFAEITRILNHLMGVGSHALDIGAMTVFLYAFREREELMDLYEAVSGARLHAAYFRPGGVYRDLPDFMPKYESSKYRNAKVLKELNESREGTMLDFIEAFTQRFPGCVDEYESLLTDNRIWKQRTVGVGVVSPERALQKGFTGVMLRGSGIEWDVRKKQPYDAYAQVDFDIPVGVNGDCYDRYLCRIHEMRQSNRIIQQCVAWLKANPGPVIVENHKVAPPKRTDMKMGMEDLIHHFKLFTEGMHVPEGEVYAGIEHPKGEFGIYLISDGANKPYRMKIRAPGFAHLQGMDEMAHGHMLADVVAIIGTQDIVFGEVDR